A genomic region of Mesobacillus jeotgali contains the following coding sequences:
- a CDS encoding ABC transporter ATP-binding protein: MSLLEVKNLKTYFHTKDGVVKAVDDVSFTLEAGEAIGLVGESGCGKTTTALSITSLLPKEGKVEGGEILFEGKNLLDLNENQIRRYRWNKISIAFQGAMNALNPVKRIGEQITEVMMYHNALDYKSARKKAKELLELVEIDSKRIDQYPHEFSGGMKQRVMIAMALACEPKILIGDEPTTALDVMVQAQILELLERLRAELKMSMILITHDLSVMAETCDKAAVMYAGKIVETGNVENIMNHSSHPYTQKLVKAFPDINGVKAMTESIPGAPPDLSAPPTGCYFHPRCEYATDICRQTIPPLKKLNEGHYAACHLRGD; this comes from the coding sequence ATGAGTCTTTTAGAAGTTAAAAACTTGAAGACATATTTCCATACAAAGGATGGGGTTGTAAAAGCAGTTGATGACGTCAGTTTTACACTCGAAGCAGGTGAGGCAATCGGTCTTGTAGGAGAGTCTGGCTGTGGCAAGACGACCACTGCGTTGTCGATCACAAGCCTTTTGCCAAAAGAAGGAAAAGTGGAAGGCGGCGAAATTCTTTTTGAAGGAAAAAATCTTCTTGACCTGAACGAAAACCAGATCAGGAGATACCGCTGGAATAAAATCTCGATAGCGTTTCAGGGGGCCATGAACGCGTTAAATCCTGTTAAGAGAATCGGTGAGCAAATTACCGAGGTTATGATGTATCATAATGCGCTAGATTATAAGAGTGCGAGGAAAAAAGCGAAAGAGCTGCTAGAATTGGTCGAAATCGATAGCAAGAGGATTGACCAATATCCTCACGAATTCAGCGGAGGGATGAAACAAAGGGTCATGATTGCAATGGCACTTGCATGCGAACCAAAGATATTAATCGGAGACGAGCCGACCACCGCACTTGATGTCATGGTGCAAGCCCAAATCCTCGAATTGTTGGAAAGACTGAGAGCAGAGCTGAAAATGTCTATGATCCTTATCACCCATGATCTCTCCGTCATGGCAGAAACATGTGACAAAGCGGCGGTAATGTATGCCGGTAAGATTGTTGAAACTGGGAATGTGGAAAACATCATGAATCATAGCTCACATCCATATACACAGAAACTTGTAAAAGCATTTCCGGATATCAATGGTGTTAAGGCAATGACCGAATCTATCCCAGGTGCACCACCAGATTTGAGCGCACCTCCAACAGGATGCTATTTTCACCCACGATGTGAATATGCCACTGACATCTGCAGACAAACAATTCCTCCATTGAAAAAACTAAACGAAGGTCACTATGCAGCCTGTCATTTAAGGGGGGATTGA
- a CDS encoding ABC transporter ATP-binding protein, with amino-acid sequence MENLIQTKDLRVNFNVQGGFLKDLFSKEKKQVRAVDGIDLDIKKGEILSLVGESGSGKTTTGKAILQLLDQIDGEITYKGQAISHSDRNFIKEFRRKAQMIFQDPYESLNSKFLVIDIVAEPLEINGLIESQERKKEKVKEALEWAGLKPAESYFYRYPHELSGGQRQRVAIAAALILNPEFIVADEPVSMLDVSVRADILRIMVNLRDQKGISYLFITHDISLAWLISDRIAIMYLGKIVEIGDADKVISSSLHPYTKALINVMPKPRVAGQKQKRQVLKGETPNPGNIPKGCRFHTRCPFAEERCKKEEPPLIQYREDHLAACHFAEVLSEGVV; translated from the coding sequence ATGGAAAACTTAATCCAGACAAAGGATTTGCGTGTCAATTTCAATGTTCAAGGCGGGTTCCTAAAAGATCTTTTTTCAAAAGAAAAAAAGCAGGTCAGAGCTGTGGATGGAATTGATCTCGATATCAAAAAAGGGGAAATCCTTTCTCTTGTTGGTGAAAGCGGCAGCGGAAAAACGACAACAGGCAAAGCGATTTTACAGTTGTTGGACCAGATTGATGGTGAAATCACCTATAAAGGCCAAGCTATCAGTCATAGTGATCGAAATTTCATAAAGGAATTCCGTCGAAAAGCACAGATGATATTTCAGGATCCTTATGAATCTTTGAATTCAAAGTTCCTTGTTATCGATATCGTAGCCGAACCATTAGAAATTAATGGTCTAATTGAGAGCCAGGAGCGGAAAAAGGAGAAAGTGAAAGAAGCGCTGGAATGGGCAGGCTTGAAACCTGCGGAATCCTATTTCTATCGATACCCACATGAATTATCAGGGGGCCAGAGGCAGAGAGTAGCCATCGCCGCTGCACTAATTCTAAATCCTGAATTCATCGTTGCGGATGAACCTGTTTCGATGCTGGATGTTTCTGTCCGAGCAGATATTCTGCGAATTATGGTCAATCTTCGGGACCAAAAAGGAATATCTTATTTATTTATCACGCATGATATCTCTCTTGCCTGGTTAATTTCTGACCGGATAGCCATTATGTATTTGGGTAAAATTGTCGAGATCGGCGACGCGGATAAGGTCATTTCATCAAGCCTTCATCCTTATACAAAAGCCCTGATTAATGTTATGCCAAAGCCTAGAGTCGCTGGTCAAAAACAAAAAAGACAGGTGTTGAAAGGGGAAACACCTAATCCAGGCAATATCCCAAAAGGTTGCAGATTCCATACAAGATGTCCGTTTGCCGAAGAGAGATGCAAAAAGGAAGAACCTCCGTTAATTCAATACCGTGAAGATCATCTTGCAGCGTGTCATTTTGCTGAAGTCCTGTCGGAAGGAGTTGTATAA